GTTACAGTTTTTGAGAAATTAATGGTAAGTTTTAATCTTGTAAAAGCATGGGTGCACCGTTACCACGAGGAATCATGATACGGCGGTCGAGTGGGGAGACCTCTTTTTTAACTCTATGAAATTTACCATTTTGCATTCTAATTTTAGGAAAATAGATATTCTTGGAAGTGAAATACTAAAATGTATACGCACTAATGTGATTTTGCTTGTGTATTACAGAGTAGTTTTTATTTGTATGCACTTTGTATTTGTTATAGTCAATTAGCAATATGTATACAACAATGTTAATTGCTCTGATTTATGGGAAAATCAAGGATAGAACATAATTTCTCTGGTGTTAGACATGGAAACATCGACCCAACCGTCCAGGTTTTAGGACTAGCCCTCTAAAATCTGagtattttcagtcgaattaaAGTGTGTAATGTCCATATCCATGTCAAAGTGGCATCACCCAGATTTTTGACGGGAAATAAAGAACGCGAGTGATGTAGGAAATTAGGTATAGATGGTGGACCTTTATCATAGAGCAGTAAGAGCACCCTTTTTATGTTCGAATGTTTCATCACCACTCCACGAGTCCATGTGATATACTTGTGCAATTTAATGTTCTTTAAGTTTTGGTTGTATAATGGATCACTGGTAAGTGGTAACTGAAGTAAAGGTGAACCTCCCAACAAAATACGTTGACTGCAGTAATTTAAATCTATAATGTTTTACTTTCTTGCATTGCACTTAGTCATGAagcctttaatttatttatttactgcACTTCCTTATGCTCCCCGGTTAACTTTTCTTCAGAATGTTATTCTCCATAAGTAGTCCATAATCTTTTTTCCACACAACAGAATTACTTAATTTTGAGTTTTACTTCTTGCTTCAGGTGGACCTACGGGACAAATCAGCTCTTGAAAAGCTTTTTTCTTCAACAAAGTAAGGCCATTATTAGTTTTTCATACAAGTTTTTCTTGTGCTTGCTGCATTCCTGTTTTTTCTCCTGTTTAATTTTCGTCTGTTTAACCTTCTTTGCCCTGTTTGTATCAGATTTGACGCTGTCATTCACTTTGCTGGACTGAAAGCAGTTGGTGAAAGTGTGCAAAAACCATTGCTTTATTACAATAACAACATCATTGGTACAGTTAATTTACTGGAAGTCATGTCTGCCAATGGATGCAAGACGGTACAATTTTCCTCCTTTCCTGAATCTTTTATGCAATATTTCTTCTTCTAAATCTCATGTTCGCTTGGCTGAATCTGGACATAATTTATGGGCTTATGGGAAGTATGCCTTTTATGTACCAGGTTCAGCTCTGAGATTTTTTTCTTAACTCATCTCTTATGCCTGCTTGTGGCCAGCAGTATGGAACTAAACCATATAATGAATTCATGATAAATATTCTTggttaattttctttttctataCATTTCAGCTAGTCTTTTCATCTTCAGCAACTGTGTACGGTTGGCCTAAAGAAGTCCCGTGCACGGAGGAGTTTCCCTTGTCTGCAGCAAATCCATATGGACGAACTAAGGTGTGTTTAAGAGTACAGATACAATATCGAATTTCAGAAATTTGATCAGTTCTTCAAACTTATCTCTGGTTTGCTTGTTTGTTTCAGCTATTTATTGAAGAAATATGCCGTGATGTTCAGCGTTCTGATGCTGAATGGAAGATAATTCTTCTCAGATACTTCAATCCAGTGGGTGCTCACCCCAGTGGGCGTATTGGTGAGGATCCACGTGGAGTTCCAAACAACCTAATGCCTTACGCGCAGCAAGTTGTTGTTGGAAGAAGACCTCATTTAACGGTGTATGGAACTGATTATAATACTAAAGATGGTACTGGGGTAAGTTATATATCCAGAAATGgttctatttaattcatatgtTCTTGTGATGGGTGCAAGATTACTTTCTTTGTATAAAAGCTTCTGAAGTtgtataaatttcagattacttCAGTATATACTGCCATATATATATGTTCTCTGACAAGAGATGTCTTCGATCCAGGTCCGGGACTACATTCACGTAGTTGATTTGGCTGATGGACACATAGCGGCACTAAGGAAGCTATTTGATGCTAATATAGGTTAGTACACGCTAAAACTCCAAAGTGAATCTCTATATCAGTGTGTTTATTTATCTTGCAATTTCATCTATCAAAAAACTTGTGTATATATCTAGTAAATGCTGACACACAAGGAAATATATTTGCAGCCTGTGAAGTCTACAACTTGGGATCTGGTAAGGGTACATCAGTCTTGGAGATGGTAGCAGCATTTGAGAAAGCATCCGGAAAGGTAAAGACCACTCTAGCCTTTTTTTCATTGTAACTTAGGGTTACCTGTATACGGAGAATATGTTTTTAATATAAGGTCATGTTTATTCGCGGGAAACATAGATAAAAATCACTTTAACTTGATTATAAACTGACATGTTTTTAATTGTAGACTAATAATATCAATTAACTAATCTTCTCAGACAATTCCTCTTGAAATGGCTGGGCGACGGGCTGGTGATGCAGAGATTGTGTATGCCTCAACAGAAAAGGCAGAGCGAGAACTAAATTGGAAGTAAGTCTCCAACTAATTCAGTTAAATTCATCAACTGTCAGTCTCACTTAACGGTATCTGACAATGACATTGTGGAATTGCAGGGCCAAATTCGGGATCAATGAGATGTGCCGTGATCAATGGAACTGGGCTAGCAAGAACCCTTATGGCTACGGTTCATCAGATAGCGAGAACTGATTGATACACACCAGcacaaaaagaacaaatacacACACATATGTACAATCTAATCCCAATGGTACAGCCACTACCACACCACCATACCATTTCATCCACAAGCCTAACTCTATAGGAATATAGCATAAAAATAATGCCCAAGTTTTTATAAAAGCCTATTTGTTAAGCATATAGTATTATGTTAGTGTTAATGGGCTATTAAGTATAATTTCATGTAACTATCTAATTTATTATAGGTAATATTTTAAAAGGGAAAGAAAAAAGTATATTCTATTTTAGAAGATCAATTATTTTGCATGTGCTCTCTTTTGGGCTGATTACTACAAGCTGGAAAGTTCATTGTCCAAGTCACCAGGAAGCTGTAACTCATGGAAACTAAACTGGTACAAGTATTTCTCAACAACCCCCTTTCCCCTGTCCGACCGCCTTTTCGTTGTTAATTGTAGGATCAGTATGGTTTTTAGGTACCGAAGATAGTGATTTTTCTGGTATGTTTTAGGGttgctttttatttttgattcatttaattatttgattaata
This Spinacia oleracea cultivar Varoflay chromosome 6, BTI_SOV_V1, whole genome shotgun sequence DNA region includes the following protein-coding sequences:
- the LOC110786401 gene encoding UDP-glucose 4-epimerase GEPI48 — translated: MEKNILVTGGAGYIGSHTVLQLLLGGYKVVVIDNLDNSSEIAIHRVKELAADFSSNLSFHQVDLRDKSALEKLFSSTKFDAVIHFAGLKAVGESVQKPLLYYNNNIIGTVNLLEVMSANGCKTLVFSSSATVYGWPKEVPCTEEFPLSAANPYGRTKLFIEEICRDVQRSDAEWKIILLRYFNPVGAHPSGRIGEDPRGVPNNLMPYAQQVVVGRRPHLTVYGTDYNTKDGTGVRDYIHVVDLADGHIAALRKLFDANIACEVYNLGSGKGTSVLEMVAAFEKASGKTIPLEMAGRRAGDAEIVYASTEKAERELNWKAKFGINEMCRDQWNWASKNPYGYGSSDSEN